From one Chitinivorax sp. B genomic stretch:
- a CDS encoding ATP-binding cassette domain-containing protein — protein sequence MAAPKVVERIIEARGFAKRYRQHTAVSSLDLTVGKGEIYGLIGPDGAGKSSFMKAVAGVLGFEGGNLKVFGVELDSEAAAERIKDRIGLMPQGLGQNLYAELSIEENIDFFAKLRLVPAADLAIRKERLLKMTRLDAFRHRAMKNLSGGMKQKLGLVCTLIHEPELIILDEPTTGVDPVSRRDFWAILGELLRERGITALVSTAYMDEAARFHRMSLLFDGKVLAQGSPEDVLALAPGSVVTVNAQPQVSALGILKPLHPQIEAQGPQLRLFVEDQTTTKAAELIQARLFDLTVTSLDANEPELEDVFVALLQQRGLTEATHIETSNPASASHTIANQAAIEARQLTRTFGDFTACDQVSFRVPPGEIFGLLGANGAGKTTVIKMLTGILPPSSGYGQVAGADMRNAGRRIKERIGYMSQAFSLYMDLTVLENIALYAGIYGLNRQQTHERTDWIVNMAGLTGHERDLAATLPMGLRQRLALGCALVHRPQVLFLDEPTSGVDPVGRRQFWDILFHLARVDNVAILITTHYMSEAEHCDHLALMFAGKVVADATPTELKQALRDKMGTLLEISVSDPQRALPLLQVAGFADATLYGKKLHLFSQQPNSAREQISTVLAKADIACPRIDIRPITMEDVFVQRVTELEQAR from the coding sequence ATGGCAGCGCCCAAAGTGGTAGAACGCATCATTGAGGCCCGGGGCTTTGCCAAGCGATATCGTCAACATACCGCCGTCAGCAGCCTGGACTTGACCGTTGGCAAAGGTGAAATCTATGGCCTGATCGGACCGGATGGTGCCGGCAAGTCCAGTTTCATGAAAGCGGTTGCCGGTGTACTGGGCTTTGAAGGTGGCAACCTGAAGGTGTTTGGTGTCGAACTGGATAGCGAAGCTGCAGCCGAACGCATCAAAGACCGGATAGGCCTGATGCCGCAAGGGCTGGGTCAAAACCTGTATGCCGAATTGTCGATTGAAGAAAACATCGACTTCTTTGCCAAGTTACGCCTGGTACCCGCTGCGGACCTGGCCATCCGTAAGGAACGGCTGTTGAAAATGACACGGCTGGACGCATTCCGCCACCGTGCCATGAAGAACCTTTCCGGTGGCATGAAACAGAAGCTGGGCTTGGTCTGCACGCTGATCCACGAACCGGAATTGATCATTCTGGATGAGCCCACTACCGGCGTTGACCCGGTTTCCCGTCGGGATTTCTGGGCTATTCTGGGTGAGCTGTTGCGTGAACGTGGCATCACTGCCCTGGTATCGACCGCCTACATGGACGAAGCTGCTCGCTTTCACCGCATGTCGCTATTGTTCGACGGCAAGGTGTTAGCGCAAGGCAGCCCGGAAGATGTTCTGGCACTGGCACCCGGCAGCGTCGTCACCGTTAACGCCCAACCACAGGTATCTGCCTTAGGCATCCTGAAACCACTGCATCCACAAATCGAGGCGCAAGGCCCCCAACTACGGTTGTTTGTGGAAGACCAGACTACCACCAAAGCAGCCGAATTGATCCAGGCCAGACTATTCGACCTGACCGTGACCAGCCTGGATGCCAATGAACCGGAATTGGAAGACGTGTTTGTGGCTTTGTTGCAACAACGCGGTCTGACTGAAGCCACCCATATCGAAACAAGTAACCCAGCATCTGCAAGCCACACCATCGCCAATCAGGCAGCCATCGAAGCCAGGCAACTGACCCGTACCTTTGGCGATTTCACGGCCTGCGACCAAGTCAGCTTCCGGGTACCACCTGGTGAGATTTTTGGCCTGCTGGGCGCCAATGGTGCCGGTAAAACCACCGTGATCAAGATGCTGACCGGCATCCTGCCACCATCATCTGGTTATGGCCAAGTGGCGGGCGCCGATATGCGCAATGCCGGCCGACGGATCAAGGAACGCATCGGTTACATGTCGCAGGCGTTTTCGCTGTATATGGATCTGACCGTGCTGGAAAACATTGCCCTGTACGCCGGCATTTATGGCTTGAACCGGCAACAAACCCACGAACGTACTGATTGGATCGTCAATATGGCTGGCCTGACCGGCCACGAGCGGGATCTGGCCGCCACCTTGCCCATGGGCTTAAGGCAACGGCTGGCATTGGGTTGCGCATTGGTGCATCGACCACAGGTGCTGTTTCTCGACGAACCGACTTCTGGCGTAGATCCCGTCGGCCGCCGTCAATTCTGGGACATCCTGTTTCACCTGGCTCGCGTCGACAATGTCGCTATTTTGATCACCACCCATTACATGAGCGAAGCTGAGCATTGTGACCATCTGGCCTTGATGTTCGCCGGCAAGGTCGTGGCCGATGCCACCCCAACGGAATTGAAACAGGCATTGCGCGACAAGATGGGCACCTTACTGGAAATCTCCGTCAGCGATCCACAACGTGCCCTGCCCTTGTTACAGGTTGCGGGTTTTGCCGATGCCACGCTGTACGGCAAGAAGCTGCATCTGTTCAGCCAACAACCCAACTCCGCTCGAGAACAGATCAGCACCGTTTTGGCCAAGGCAGACATCGCCTGCCCACGTATCGACATACGGCCTATTACCATGGAAGACGTTTTCGTACAGCGCGTGACCGAACTGGAGCAAGCACGATGA
- a CDS encoding efflux RND transporter periplasmic adaptor subunit → MTFNARILIPTTIALALSGYLIWHQLAARQGLPEGLIQANGRLEGEHIAIASKTPGRIIKLLVKEGDSVQAGQPMAQLDDSQLKARADQVAQTVAAVQAQLLAAQTALDVAKQEVPLNITANQAQLVRAKALTDKALAAEQQAQRDAVRMRALQERGSVDRHKRELAELAAIAAQADTTAARTAQTQAEQTLLQAKLGNERVQAKQAEINALAAQLAQAQATQREIGSVVDDLTLKAPAAGVVLSRIRDIGEVVAAGSPVFDVVDLNQLYLKVYVPENQIGKVKLGLPAQIYTDAFPDAAFPATLRYIARRAEFTPKEVQTPDERVKLVYAVKLYLGSNPKQQLTPGLPADAVIRWNEQIAWQRPKW, encoded by the coding sequence ATGACATTCAACGCTAGAATTCTTATCCCCACTACCATCGCGCTGGCCCTAAGTGGTTACTTGATCTGGCATCAATTGGCCGCCCGCCAAGGCTTGCCTGAAGGACTGATACAGGCAAATGGCCGCCTGGAAGGTGAGCACATTGCCATAGCAAGCAAGACACCTGGCCGTATCATCAAACTGCTGGTTAAGGAAGGTGACAGCGTGCAAGCTGGCCAACCGATGGCACAACTGGACGATAGCCAACTGAAAGCCAGAGCTGATCAAGTTGCACAAACCGTGGCCGCAGTTCAAGCCCAACTGCTAGCCGCCCAAACTGCACTGGATGTCGCCAAGCAGGAAGTCCCACTGAACATCACGGCCAACCAGGCCCAGCTGGTTCGTGCCAAGGCACTGACCGATAAAGCGCTTGCAGCGGAACAACAGGCCCAGCGTGATGCAGTCCGCATGAGAGCATTACAGGAGCGTGGTTCCGTTGACCGCCACAAGCGTGAATTGGCCGAACTGGCAGCCATAGCCGCCCAAGCCGATACCACAGCAGCCCGCACGGCGCAGACACAAGCTGAACAAACACTGTTGCAGGCCAAACTGGGGAATGAACGCGTCCAAGCCAAACAGGCGGAAATCAACGCGTTGGCAGCACAATTAGCGCAAGCTCAAGCCACGCAACGTGAGATCGGCAGCGTGGTAGATGATCTGACGCTGAAGGCACCAGCCGCCGGCGTGGTACTCAGCCGCATCCGCGACATTGGTGAAGTCGTTGCGGCAGGCTCACCGGTATTTGATGTGGTCGATCTGAACCAGCTGTACCTGAAGGTATACGTACCTGAAAACCAGATTGGCAAAGTGAAATTGGGCCTACCCGCACAGATCTACACCGATGCGTTCCCTGACGCAGCCTTCCCGGCCACCTTGCGTTACATTGCCCGCCGCGCTGAATTCACCCCCAAGGAAGTCCAGACCCCAGATGAGCGGGTCAAGCTGGTTTATGCAGTCAAACTATACCTGGGCAGCAATCCCAAGCAGCAGTTGACGCCAGGGCTGCCGGCTGACGCGGTCATCCGCTGGAATGAACAAATCGCATGGCAGCGCCCAAAGTGGTAG
- a CDS encoding TolC family protein, with protein MAWLLTWYLAWPAAQAAETLQQAWEAALKHDRPVQAAAQQYAASQQLLAAAEGACWPGLSVEAAYIRLDDTPAATASLPHSLLPVTMPTRIDMPLSKDRFQTRSATLTLPLFTSGRISQNIKAANASVGMTSAELIRTRQNSKLLVAKAYLNVLRTQQLQRVANHHLTSLQAHQHDVDHFFEQGLVARADQLAIQVALADAQQKRIQATNAVDLANAAYNRALQRPMDNPVDLAESQLSPDQQPLSQLEHLAQQRAELDQLSHGNTALTAQARAVRGEAGPQLALIAGYHHLDNPYLKQDRFRSLTLGVKWDVFDGGVTRHKAAAIEARAQALQLQRDEVQSWIELEVRQAWHNQQEAHLRKQVAMDALDYADENLKVARDRYTHSLAPQSEVLDAETRRTVAQSNAQNAHYDEQLAILQLQHAIGSL; from the coding sequence TTGGCGTGGCTGCTGACTTGGTATCTGGCTTGGCCTGCCGCACAGGCGGCTGAAACCCTGCAACAAGCCTGGGAAGCCGCCCTGAAACATGATCGCCCTGTTCAGGCTGCTGCGCAACAATATGCGGCATCGCAGCAATTACTGGCTGCTGCCGAAGGAGCCTGTTGGCCAGGATTGAGTGTGGAGGCAGCTTACATCCGCTTAGATGACACCCCGGCTGCCACGGCCTCTCTCCCGCACTCGCTGCTACCTGTTACGATGCCCACCCGCATTGATATGCCATTAAGCAAGGATCGTTTTCAGACTCGAAGTGCCACACTCACACTGCCTTTGTTTACCAGTGGTCGCATCAGCCAGAATATCAAGGCCGCCAATGCCAGTGTGGGTATGACGTCAGCTGAATTGATACGTACCAGACAGAACAGCAAACTGTTGGTCGCCAAGGCCTACCTGAATGTATTGCGCACACAGCAATTGCAACGGGTAGCAAATCACCACCTGACCAGTCTGCAAGCCCATCAACACGATGTTGATCACTTCTTTGAACAAGGCTTGGTGGCCCGTGCTGATCAATTAGCTATCCAAGTCGCGCTAGCCGACGCTCAACAAAAACGGATTCAGGCAACCAACGCGGTTGATCTGGCCAACGCGGCATATAACCGTGCCTTGCAACGCCCAATGGACAACCCGGTTGATTTGGCAGAAAGCCAATTGTCACCGGATCAACAACCACTGAGCCAGTTGGAACACCTGGCACAACAACGTGCCGAACTGGACCAATTGAGCCATGGCAATACAGCCCTTACTGCCCAAGCCCGAGCCGTGCGAGGCGAGGCGGGTCCACAACTGGCCTTAATAGCTGGTTATCACCATTTGGACAATCCCTATCTCAAGCAAGACCGTTTTCGTTCACTGACACTCGGTGTGAAATGGGATGTGTTTGACGGTGGCGTCACCCGCCATAAAGCTGCTGCGATTGAGGCGCGCGCGCAGGCACTGCAGTTGCAACGCGATGAAGTGCAATCATGGATTGAGTTGGAAGTGCGACAAGCTTGGCACAACCAGCAAGAAGCACACCTGCGGAAACAGGTAGCGATGGATGCACTTGACTATGCCGACGAGAACCTGAAAGTGGCACGTGATCGCTACACCCATAGCCTGGCACCACAAAGCGAAGTACTGGATGCCGAAACCCGTCGCACCGTGGCCCAAAGCAATGCCCAAAACGCTCATTACGACGAGCAATTGGCGATTCTGCAATTGCAGCACGCCATTGGCAGCCTGTAA
- a CDS encoding sterol desaturase family protein, which translates to MEYLTALAEYVDNLLVILLPIELFRRWRLGQLNRACLKEMLASVSPLIPTLLLGGITTAYLTVLFMGAAKLAPWRIPTNPLTIFLAFLLVDFLYYVDHRCGHEIRAYWALSHSVHHSSPQYDQTTGLRISFIDGFTSPWFYLPAFLLGFNPALVVGWFAFVLAYQQWIHTETIGKLKWLDPWLNTPSNHRVHHGTQPHYLDKNYGAVLIIWDRLFGTYQKEEETVIYGLTQPIQSSNPFEVHLCEAKRLWHDLHHAPTWLTRLQYLYHKPGWQPASSAMTKPNPQTVG; encoded by the coding sequence ATGGAATACCTTACCGCCCTGGCCGAATACGTCGACAATCTATTGGTGATTCTGCTGCCGATAGAGTTGTTCCGGCGTTGGCGACTGGGCCAATTGAATCGCGCTTGCCTCAAGGAAATGCTTGCCTCTGTCAGCCCGCTGATTCCCACACTGTTACTGGGCGGCATCACCACCGCCTATTTGACTGTCCTGTTCATGGGCGCGGCCAAGCTGGCACCTTGGCGCATTCCGACCAATCCGTTGACTATTTTCCTGGCATTTCTGCTGGTCGACTTTCTGTATTACGTCGATCACCGTTGTGGGCACGAGATCCGCGCTTATTGGGCGCTATCCCACTCAGTACATCACAGCTCACCGCAGTATGATCAGACCACTGGCCTACGGATTTCGTTCATCGATGGCTTCACCTCTCCCTGGTTCTACCTACCAGCATTCCTGCTTGGGTTCAACCCTGCCCTGGTTGTGGGTTGGTTCGCCTTTGTGCTGGCCTATCAGCAATGGATTCACACCGAAACCATCGGCAAGCTCAAATGGCTGGACCCGTGGCTTAATACCCCCAGCAATCACCGCGTTCACCATGGGACCCAGCCACACTATCTGGACAAGAACTACGGTGCGGTACTGATCATCTGGGACCGCCTGTTTGGTACCTACCAGAAAGAGGAGGAAACCGTCATCTATGGGCTGACCCAACCCATTCAGTCCAGTAATCCGTTCGAGGTCCATCTCTGCGAAGCAAAACGCCTATGGCATGATCTGCACCACGCGCCGACTTGGTTGACACGCCTGCAATACCTGTATCACAAGCCAGGTTGGCAGCCAGCCTCGTCTGCCATGACCAAGCCGAATCCTCAGACAGTGGGCTGA
- a CDS encoding ATP-binding protein: MRLWKSLWWKLALSYVPITLIGSLLAAFSIGPMVDAVVFREVVAPPHLKALIEPERHILDGRLADVALAGKVARNIADHLSNVAGPSGLYGIRYSSDPKVSVAIYRTDGTRVAAHEAFGLMLPFHWATGPERLMVFSEGERWLSLPIKPGGTLLIRHQARFSILKNIQSSLRDAGASFWFLVIIVSLPGIALGAGLTVWLRRRLGHIAQVTDAWAKGDFSVKLRDTSQDELGRHAQSLDRMASQLQAHLATQQQLAALEERQHLARELHDNVKQQVFATGLQIHAAQRFALQDQDRTRQLLEQALVLNQSVQQDLSSLLLRLKPTDEGPQPLEIALADITMLWQQQITIHLMVPAAISLSSAMTHELRRIVNEALANTVRHAQASMVMIRVSQALTGLTLQIQDDGCGFDVNQVGQGLGLAHMRERAEALPHGVFEVVSSSDGTCLTVRFATTAQQEQLA; this comes from the coding sequence TTGCGGTTGTGGAAGTCGTTATGGTGGAAGCTGGCATTGAGTTATGTGCCGATCACACTGATTGGTAGCCTGTTGGCGGCCTTTTCGATTGGACCTATGGTAGATGCTGTGGTGTTCCGCGAGGTCGTAGCGCCACCGCATTTGAAAGCGTTGATCGAGCCGGAACGCCACATACTGGATGGCAGATTGGCCGATGTTGCGCTAGCGGGCAAAGTAGCACGCAATATCGCCGACCATTTGAGCAATGTGGCCGGGCCCAGTGGTTTGTATGGCATCCGCTATTCTTCCGATCCCAAGGTAAGTGTTGCCATCTATCGGACAGATGGGACCCGGGTGGCGGCTCACGAAGCCTTCGGGCTGATGCTGCCTTTTCACTGGGCAACAGGGCCAGAGCGCTTGATGGTGTTCTCAGAAGGCGAGCGCTGGTTGTCGTTGCCGATCAAGCCAGGAGGCACGTTGCTGATCCGCCATCAGGCGCGCTTCAGTATCCTGAAGAATATTCAAAGCAGTTTGCGTGACGCAGGGGCGTCGTTCTGGTTTCTGGTGATCATCGTATCGTTGCCTGGTATTGCTCTAGGGGCAGGTTTGACGGTTTGGCTGCGGCGCCGGTTGGGGCATATTGCCCAAGTGACTGATGCATGGGCGAAGGGGGATTTCTCGGTGAAGTTGCGGGATACCTCACAGGATGAGCTGGGTCGGCATGCTCAATCACTGGATCGGATGGCCAGCCAGCTGCAGGCCCATTTGGCGACGCAGCAACAATTGGCTGCATTGGAGGAGCGACAGCATTTGGCACGGGAGTTGCACGACAACGTCAAGCAGCAGGTATTTGCCACGGGTTTGCAAATTCATGCTGCTCAACGTTTCGCCTTACAGGATCAAGATAGGACCCGCCAGCTGCTTGAGCAGGCATTGGTACTCAATCAATCGGTTCAGCAAGACCTGTCCAGCCTGCTACTGCGTCTTAAGCCCACAGATGAAGGCCCGCAACCGTTGGAGATTGCGTTGGCAGACATCACCATGCTGTGGCAACAGCAGATTACCATTCACTTGATGGTGCCAGCCGCCATCAGCCTGTCATCGGCCATGACTCACGAGCTGCGTCGAATTGTCAATGAAGCGTTAGCCAATACCGTACGCCATGCCCAAGCCAGTATGGTGATGATTCGTGTCAGCCAGGCTTTGACTGGTCTGACCTTGCAAATTCAAGATGATGGTTGTGGTTTCGACGTGAATCAAGTGGGGCAGGGATTAGGCTTGGCTCACATGCGTGAACGTGCGGAAGCCTTGCCACATGGGGTATTTGAGGTGGTGTCATCGTCGGATGGCACTTGTTTGACCGTGCGTTTTGCAACAACAGCACAGCAGGAGCAGTTAGCGTGA
- a CDS encoding response regulator transcription factor: protein MISILICDDHAVVRYGIAAVLEAQGEFRLVGAVDRAERAIDLAAMTRPDVVLMDLLLPDKNGIHATREIRRVSPGSRIMLLTSHEGEEYLLEAMQAGALSYWLKSASPSELVEAIENTARGEAVLHPRIAAAMVRAMARPSGQQAGQMLTERETDVLKLIADGLSNANIAARLGLSEKTVKNHVSHILDKLALTDRTQAAVYAWREGIKSR, encoded by the coding sequence GTGATTTCAATTTTGATTTGCGATGATCATGCCGTGGTGCGTTATGGCATTGCAGCAGTACTGGAGGCGCAAGGTGAGTTTCGCCTGGTCGGTGCAGTCGACCGGGCGGAGCGGGCAATCGACCTGGCGGCGATGACCCGTCCGGATGTCGTGTTGATGGATTTGTTGCTGCCAGACAAAAATGGTATTCATGCCACGCGTGAAATCCGCCGTGTCAGTCCCGGCTCGCGCATTATGCTATTGACCAGCCATGAAGGTGAGGAATACTTGTTGGAGGCCATGCAGGCGGGTGCATTGTCCTATTGGTTGAAATCGGCGTCGCCGAGCGAGCTGGTGGAAGCAATAGAAAACACCGCCCGTGGCGAGGCAGTGCTGCACCCACGGATTGCCGCCGCCATGGTTAGAGCCATGGCACGACCTTCAGGGCAGCAGGCAGGTCAGATGCTGACCGAGCGCGAAACTGATGTACTCAAACTGATTGCCGATGGTCTCAGTAATGCCAACATTGCGGCGCGCCTGGGACTGAGCGAAAAGACTGTCAAAAACCATGTTAGCCATATCCTGGACAAGTTGGCACTGACCGATCGTACGCAGGCAGCAGTGTATGCATGGCGTGAAGGAATCAAAAGCCGATAG
- a CDS encoding TerC family protein, whose product MDISSPQFWLALLQIVAIDIVLGGDNAVVIALACRRLPDDLRRKGIMWGVFGAIMLRVVLIFFAISLLQIPYLKLAGAVMLLWIGIKLLLPEPDDGGHNIDGGTTLVSAIKTIIVADAVMSLDNVIAIAGASKDSMGLIVFGLALSVPIIVWGSKLVMKLMDRFPFVVVLGGALLGWIAGDMVATDVAFKDMLHAVSPHFKWVLSVGGAVLVVLVGKLLAARMLKAQRALTDNS is encoded by the coding sequence ATGGATATTTCCAGCCCACAATTCTGGCTTGCCCTCTTGCAGATTGTCGCCATCGACATCGTGCTGGGAGGAGACAATGCTGTTGTAATCGCACTGGCCTGCCGTCGTTTGCCCGATGATCTGCGCCGAAAAGGCATCATGTGGGGCGTGTTTGGCGCCATCATGTTGCGTGTCGTGTTGATTTTCTTTGCCATTTCACTCTTGCAGATTCCCTATCTGAAACTGGCTGGTGCTGTCATGCTGTTGTGGATCGGCATCAAGTTATTGTTGCCGGAACCTGATGACGGCGGCCACAACATTGATGGCGGTACCACGCTGGTCAGTGCCATCAAGACCATTATCGTGGCAGATGCGGTGATGAGCCTGGACAACGTGATTGCGATTGCCGGTGCGTCAAAAGACAGCATGGGATTGATCGTATTCGGCTTGGCGCTGAGTGTGCCCATCATCGTCTGGGGAAGCAAACTGGTCATGAAGCTGATGGATCGTTTCCCGTTCGTGGTTGTGCTGGGTGGTGCGTTGCTGGGCTGGATCGCTGGTGACATGGTGGCGACCGATGTGGCGTTCAAGGATATGCTTCATGCGGTATCACCCCATTTTAAATGGGTGCTGAGTGTCGGCGGGGCCGTTCTGGTAGTGCTTGTTGGCAAGCTGTTGGCGGCACGTATGCTGAAGGCTCAGCGAGCGTTGACCGACAATTCATAG
- a CDS encoding universal stress protein codes for MQKILVAMDGSPSAMRALDAVLGWLDQWKQPPEIHLVNVQYPLHGEVASFIDAGQIKQYHQDEGGKALAVAVAKLSQAGVVHTEKVLVGRPEEVLVRYAKDHHCDQIVMGAQGVGSLTSMLLGSVAIKLLHLSECPVLLVR; via the coding sequence ATGCAGAAAATTCTCGTGGCGATGGATGGCTCGCCCAGTGCCATGCGGGCACTGGATGCGGTTTTGGGATGGCTGGACCAATGGAAGCAGCCGCCAGAAATCCATCTGGTCAATGTGCAATACCCACTGCATGGCGAAGTAGCCAGCTTCATTGATGCAGGACAGATCAAACAATACCATCAGGACGAGGGTGGTAAAGCACTGGCAGTGGCAGTTGCCAAGTTGAGTCAAGCTGGCGTCGTACATACCGAGAAAGTACTGGTCGGCCGGCCGGAGGAAGTATTGGTGCGATACGCAAAAGACCATCATTGCGACCAGATCGTGATGGGTGCGCAAGGTGTTGGCTCGCTGACCAGCATGTTACTGGGGTCGGTTGCGATCAAATTGCTGCACCTGAGCGAATGCCCGGTGTTGCTGGTACGTTGA
- a CDS encoding transporter substrate-binding domain-containing protein, with amino-acid sequence MKKCYGVMLLGMVLMGGMAHANDYEKIQKKGEIVIGVRDSSPPFGFFDKARGTVWGYDIEFAQNIAHKLGVKPVFKTVDPADRITALKDGRVDIVLATLAKTAERMREIEFSLGYFLATQKLLAKKKVGFKDINQLDAMTVCVPAGSSNAQYLRRLSANVKIDSTLPDTAEVFKAIGEGRCEATCGSEGSLLRNLSKLPNKADFEVPDVPLEVEVYAVGLRKGEKKLQDQINLALLDLEKGGEAAAIYDRYFGAASPVPVTRTFKITK; translated from the coding sequence ATGAAGAAGTGCTATGGCGTTATGCTGTTGGGTATGGTGTTGATGGGTGGTATGGCTCATGCAAACGATTACGAAAAAATTCAGAAGAAAGGTGAAATCGTTATCGGGGTGCGTGATAGTTCTCCCCCGTTTGGTTTTTTCGACAAGGCACGTGGCACGGTATGGGGATACGATATCGAGTTTGCACAAAATATCGCGCACAAACTGGGTGTCAAGCCGGTATTCAAAACGGTTGATCCAGCTGACCGCATCACCGCCTTGAAAGATGGTCGCGTCGATATCGTGTTGGCCACATTGGCCAAAACCGCAGAACGCATGCGTGAGATCGAGTTCAGCCTGGGTTACTTTCTGGCAACGCAAAAACTGCTGGCCAAGAAGAAAGTTGGTTTCAAGGATATCAACCAGCTGGATGCCATGACAGTGTGTGTACCGGCCGGTTCTTCCAACGCTCAGTACCTGCGCCGCTTGTCAGCCAATGTCAAGATTGATTCCACATTGCCTGATACCGCAGAAGTATTCAAGGCGATAGGTGAAGGCCGTTGCGAAGCCACCTGCGGCAGTGAAGGGTCGCTACTGCGTAATTTGTCCAAATTGCCAAACAAGGCGGACTTTGAAGTGCCGGATGTACCGCTGGAAGTAGAAGTCTATGCGGTTGGGCTGCGCAAGGGCGAAAAGAAACTGCAGGATCAGATCAATCTTGCCTTGCTGGACCTGGAAAAAGGCGGCGAAGCTGCCGCCATCTATGATCGCTACTTCGGCGCGGCATCGCCGGTACCGGTGACCCGCACTTTCAAAATCACCAAATGA
- a CDS encoding TetR/AcrR family transcriptional regulator — MKTPYSDTRDHILSVGESIILGKGFAAVGLSEILTTAAVPKGSFYHYFKSKEQFGVELLKRYFDEYGQHVAILLSEPALPAAERLMHYWRGWYARQQDCHGDAQCLAVKLAGEVSDLSEPMREALEQGMAKIVGHIANCIEAGQVDGSITAKQAPAALATVLYQLWLGASLLAKVQKQCQPSRLALAATRALLGMPPAEDVLMADSVLCCPN, encoded by the coding sequence ATGAAAACTCCCTATTCGGATACCAGGGATCATATATTGAGCGTTGGTGAATCCATCATTCTCGGTAAAGGTTTTGCAGCAGTTGGGTTGTCGGAAATTTTGACTACTGCAGCAGTGCCAAAGGGCTCGTTCTATCACTATTTCAAGTCGAAGGAGCAGTTTGGCGTTGAGTTGCTCAAGCGATATTTTGATGAGTACGGTCAGCATGTTGCCATATTACTGAGCGAACCGGCGTTGCCGGCTGCCGAACGCCTGATGCATTACTGGCGTGGTTGGTACGCACGCCAACAAGATTGTCATGGTGATGCGCAATGCCTGGCTGTTAAGCTGGCTGGTGAAGTGTCGGATTTGTCCGAGCCCATGCGTGAAGCGCTGGAACAAGGCATGGCGAAGATTGTTGGGCATATCGCTAACTGTATTGAGGCAGGGCAGGTGGATGGCTCAATCACCGCAAAACAGGCGCCAGCGGCATTGGCGACGGTCCTTTACCAGCTATGGTTAGGTGCTAGCCTGTTGGCCAAGGTTCAAAAGCAATGTCAGCCATCCAGATTGGCGCTGGCGGCGACGCGGGCATTGTTGGGGATGCCACCGGCTGAGGATGTACTGATGGCGGACTCAGTATTGTGCTGCCCAAATTGA